From Paenibacillus sp. V4I7, one genomic window encodes:
- a CDS encoding right-handed parallel beta-helix repeat-containing protein has protein sequence MTNLVSSIWIRRLVIYITGQKDGSISQQTIIAPKVKSLISLQGASESSRIHHVQLDGLSFQDTDFTDWYRHAWPNNGDSGEGHTFPQYDRQMTMPQHRTGMLLLQNTDHIAITNSHFRNSGYSAVYMLFYNQNNTVSGNLIEHAGHSGVILEGKYPGEGDVSKNNLITNNVIHDVGELVGNGSGVYLMNSGSNEVSYSEIYNSPRYAVAFDTYVGIATTNIYLKNNVMKYLKISNTSQDSGDTASIYSWGRSAAANTVDQVTIDHVYADPSMQDYVPNGLFMDNESSGQVFSNMKITNTQGVPYRTNSSSGHTLTNVSWQAGFNDSLMDYANIGIKASFPYAVTPLGLTTSFTGSQVNLSWLNVNNASSYDVLRSTVQGGPYTTTVCSAVTTTTCGDATGTPGTTYYYVVKSRTSAGLTSGNSNEATQLYKELVFDGFENGLTSWTAVKGTASTSTAQAHSGSNSYVINQDTDVITHSFSTNINKIVTLWFYDDASDTSMQTMAKVDNTIWSDATVFRGLGVNTPTSTTKYVTRINGPITATSVTRTTGWHELKWDYTSGTKVDMYIDGILVASPTGVTNFNQISMGDWWTSNTGTVYFDDISITNPFNDGFESGLSNWTAAKGTSSTSTAQAHSGSNSYIIDQDTDAITHSFSSSENSVVTLWFYDDAADTSLQTMAKVDNTIWSDSQWRGLGVNTPTSTTKYATRIGSSYAATSISRTTGWHEFKWDYTSGTKVDMYIDGVLVASPTGMTEFNQISIGDWWSGNTGTVYFDDVNVIPYSIIDEKSYFN, from the coding sequence TTGACCAACCTGGTGAGTTCTATCTGGATACGACGTCTGGTTATTTATATTACTGGTCAAAAAGATGGATCAATCTCGCAGCAAACCATCATCGCACCTAAAGTGAAAAGCCTCATTTCTCTTCAAGGCGCTTCGGAAAGCAGTCGCATACATCACGTTCAATTGGATGGATTAAGCTTCCAGGACACTGATTTTACGGACTGGTACAGACATGCTTGGCCGAATAACGGCGATTCTGGAGAAGGCCACACGTTTCCGCAATATGACAGGCAGATGACTATGCCGCAGCACCGAACAGGGATGCTGTTATTGCAAAATACGGACCATATTGCGATTACCAACTCACACTTCCGTAATTCCGGTTATTCGGCTGTCTACATGCTGTTTTACAACCAGAACAACACCGTCAGTGGAAACTTGATTGAGCATGCCGGACATTCGGGAGTTATTCTTGAAGGCAAGTACCCGGGTGAAGGCGATGTAAGCAAAAATAACCTCATAACGAACAATGTCATTCATGATGTAGGTGAATTGGTCGGTAATGGTAGCGGCGTATATTTGATGAACAGTGGAAGCAATGAGGTTTCGTACAGCGAAATCTACAATTCTCCTCGCTACGCAGTTGCCTTTGACACTTATGTGGGCATCGCTACAACAAATATTTATTTAAAGAACAATGTGATGAAATATTTAAAGATTTCTAATACGTCTCAAGACAGTGGAGATACGGCTTCCATCTATTCCTGGGGTCGTAGTGCAGCTGCTAACACAGTGGATCAAGTGACCATTGATCATGTGTATGCTGATCCATCCATGCAAGATTATGTCCCGAACGGCTTGTTTATGGACAATGAATCTTCAGGTCAAGTATTCAGTAATATGAAAATAACCAACACGCAGGGTGTTCCTTACCGTACGAACTCCTCAAGCGGTCATACCCTTACCAATGTAAGCTGGCAAGCAGGATTTAACGACTCACTGATGGATTATGCGAATATCGGCATTAAAGCAAGCTTCCCTTATGCGGTCACACCTCTCGGTTTAACGACTTCATTCACGGGATCCCAAGTGAACTTGTCCTGGCTAAATGTGAACAATGCCTCGAGCTACGACGTATTGCGTTCAACGGTGCAAGGCGGCCCTTACACAACGACTGTGTGCAGTGCGGTAACGACGACGACCTGCGGTGATGCAACGGGTACACCCGGAACTACTTATTATTACGTAGTGAAGTCACGAACTTCAGCTGGTTTGACCAGTGGAAATTCCAACGAAGCTACTCAGTTGTACAAGGAATTAGTCTTTGATGGATTTGAAAATGGACTTACGAGTTGGACTGCGGTTAAAGGAACTGCGTCTACGAGTACCGCTCAAGCTCATTCCGGCAGCAATAGCTACGTGATCAATCAAGATACGGATGTGATTACGCATTCATTCAGCACGAACATTAACAAAATCGTAACCCTGTGGTTCTATGATGATGCTAGTGACACGTCTATGCAAACGATGGCCAAGGTGGACAACACCATATGGAGCGACGCTACGGTATTCAGAGGTTTAGGCGTGAATACCCCTACATCGACCACCAAATACGTGACACGTATTAACGGTCCTATTACGGCAACATCAGTAACGCGTACCACGGGGTGGCACGAATTGAAGTGGGACTACACCTCAGGAACCAAAGTGGATATGTACATCGATGGAATACTGGTTGCTTCCCCGACCGGAGTGACAAACTTCAATCAGATCTCCATGGGTGACTGGTGGACTAGTAATACCGGTACGGTGTATTTTGATGATATTAGCATCACCAATCCATTTAATGATGGCTTTGAGAGTGGGCTTAGCAACTGGACAGCTGCGAAAGGTACCAGCAGCACAAGTACGGCTCAGGCTCATTCTGGAAGTAATAGCTATATCATTGATCAAGACACGGACGCCATAACGCATTCCTTTAGTTCAAGTGAAAACTCAGTCGTGACCCTATGGTTCTATGACGATGCTGCTGACACGAGCTTGCAGACGATGGCCAAAGTAGATAATACGATTTGGAGTGACTCGCAGTGGAGAGGTTTAGGCGTGAATACACCAACCTCTACAACCAAATACGCGACACGTATTGGCAGCTCTTATGCGGCGACTTCCATATCTCGAACTACGGGATGGCATGAATTCAAATGGGATTACACCTCAGGCACGAAAGTCGACATGTATATCGATGGTGTACTTGTTGCATCTCCTACTGGAATGACGGAATTCAATCAAATCTCTATCGGTGACTGGTGGTCAGGAAATACAGGAACTGTTTATTTTGATGATGTGAATGTAATTCCTTACAGCATAATAGATGAAAAAAGTTACTTTAATTGA